One Notolabrus celidotus isolate fNotCel1 chromosome 18, fNotCel1.pri, whole genome shotgun sequence DNA window includes the following coding sequences:
- the bsk146 gene encoding serine/threonine-protein kinase SBK1, whose translation MSSSPLVSRANMDILDELQLIAAQNLERLEVNKYYEVIRELGKGTYGKVDLVIHKIRGTKMALKFLKKKTTKLKSFLREYSISLYLSPCPFIINMFGIAFETDEYYVFAQEYALAGDLFDIIPPQVGLPEAVAKRCVHQVAIALDYLHCKKLVHRDIKPENILIFDRECRKVKLSDFGMTRRAGSPVKRVSGTIPYTAPELCDVSRHEGFCVDYSTDVWAFGVLLFCMLTGNFPWEKALPSDSFYQEFIRWQKRRTNTVPSQWRRFTEQALRMFRRLLSVEQDRRCSVKEVFGYFSHSWMLDAENNNNHGNSNNHTNTNSNTNSNTAGGERVTGGGGGGGGGVRGEVDGTISSSSSGEEEEELLVERMKQQTLSPLSPLSPLSPMSPVGIERGSGGGAKGGMMEPGGGHHFVSVSTNSSVSSTNSYDRMPRENGSPGGHMLVATPIEICV comes from the exons ATGAGTTCCTCTCCGCTGGTTTCTCGAGCCAACATGGACATCCTGGACGAGCTGCAGCTGATCGCAGCCCAGAATCTGGAGAGGCTGGAAGTCAACAAGTATTATGAGGTGATCCGAGAGCTAGGCAAAGGCACCTACGGAAAGGTGGACTTAGTCATCCACAAGATCCGAG GCACAAAGATGGCACTAAAGTtcctgaagaagaaaacaaccaAGCTGAAGTCATTCCTGCGGGAGTACAGCATCTCCCTCTACCTGTCGCCTTGCCCGTTCATCATCAACATGTTCGGCATCGCCTTTGAAACCGACGAGTACTACGTGTTTGCACAGGAGTACGCTCTGGCAGGAGACCTATTCGACATCATTCCCCCACAG GTGGGTCTTCCTGAGGCAGTGGCAAAGCGCTGCGTGCACCAAGTAGCCATTGCGCTGGACTACCTGCACTGTAAGAAGCTGGTCCACAGAGACATCAAGCCTGAGAACATCCTCATCTTTGACCGAGAGTGCCGCAAGGTCAAGCTTTCAGACTTCGGCATGACCCGCCGAGCCGGCTCACCTGTCAAAAGA gTGAGTGGCACCATCCCCTACACGGCTCCTGAGCTCTGTGACGTGTCTCGCCACGAGGGTTTCTGCGTGGATTACAGCACTGACGTCTGGGCCTTCGGCGTGCTGCTCTTCTGCATGCTAACCGGAAACTTCCCCTGGGAGAAGGCTCTGCCATCCGACTCCTTCTACCAGGAGTTCATCCGCTGGCAGAAGAGGAGGACCAACACGGTGCCGTCCCAGTGGAGGCGCTTCACCGAGCAGGCGCTGCGCATGTTCCGCAGGCTGCTCTCcgtggagcaggaccgccgctGCTCCGTGAAAGAGGTGTTTGGATACTTCAGCCATTCCTGGATGCTGGACGCtgagaacaacaacaaccatgGAAACAGCAacaaccacacaaacaccaacagcAACACCAACAGCAACACTGCAGGCGGGGAGAGAGTCACTGGTGGAGGGggcgggggaggaggaggggtccGGGGAGAGGTGGATGGCACTATCTCGTCATCGTCATccggagaggaagaggaggagctccTTGTGGAGaggatgaagcagcagactttatCTCCCCtgtcccccctctcccccctctcccccatGTCACCGGTGGGGATTGAGCGAGGGAGCGGAGGTGGAGCTAAAGGTGGGATGATGGAGCCAGGCGGCGGCCAccattttgtgtctgtttccacCAACAGCTCCGTGTCTTCCACCAACAGCTACGACCGAATGCCGCGGGAGAACGGTTCTCCAGGTGGTCACATGCTGGTGGCCACGCCCATCGAAATCTGCGTCTGA